TGGTATACGACAGGATGTTGATTCCGGGCGCCAGCTGGCACATGCCGATGATGCTGGAATATTCATCCTGGGTGATCCAGTGGTTGCGATAGATGAAATGCTCCTGAATCAGGTATTGCGTGGCCGCGCCCCCTCCGAAAGAGCCGACGCCCACCTTTGCCCAGGTCAGCAGCAGCTTCGGCAGAGAGGGCGCCGCCGCGGCGCCCTGCTCCGCAGGCAGCTCCTCATCCGAATGATCGGCATACGTTTTCTTTTTCATTCCTAACTCCTTTTGCCCGCACCTTTTTATGCCGGGTGAAATTTTTGATCAAAGGCCCCCGGGCCATGGATCAATCGACCACAGTCCGGGGGCCCTTCCGCCGTCTCCATCATATTTCCAGCCAAGATGCAGAATTTGTTTCTGTTTCTCCCCCGCCGGAGGCGGAATAGGAACAGATCCGGATTCGCACTCATCAGTGAAATTGACTCGTGATTCAGCAGAGTTCTTCCGTATATTTTTTGATGTTGGAAGCGTTCGCAAACTGAGAAACCTTTCCGCCCTGGATCACAACCAGCGTCGGCGCCTGGCAGACCCCGTAATTTTCAACGAGCTCCTGGTTTTCCTCTGCGTCCACCACGCGGTAGGTTACGCCGGCCTGATCCAGAAACGACTTTGCCAGGCGGCAGTTCGGGCAGGTTTTGGTGGTGAACAGATAGGCGGACTCTCCTTCGCCCCCGGCGGCCTCTTCCCGTGCCGGGCCGGGGCTTTGCGCCGCGGGCCGATTTCCGCGCCGGCCCTGGTTTTTCATATCGTACAGCCTGCGCTCGCGGTATTCCTCCGCTTTCCCGTCGTTCCAGTTCTGCACCGGCCGGTAATACCCGGTGATGCGGCTGTAGACCTCGGCCGGCTTCCCGCACTCGGGGCAGGTGAAATGCTCCCCCGCCAGATAGCCGTGGTCTTTGCAGATGGAATAGGTCGGGGAAAGGGTGTAATAAGGCAGCTTATAGTTTTCGGCGACCTTCCGCACAAGATTTGCGGCGGATTTCCAGTTCGGCAGCTTTTCCCCGAGAAATACGTGGAAAACCGTCCCCGAAGTATAAAGGGTCTGCAGGTCGTCCTGTTTGTCCAGCGCCTCGAAGAGGTCTTCGGTGTAGCCGACCGGCAGATGGGATGAGTTGGTGTAATACGGCGTCTTTCCCGGCCCGGCCGCCGTGATGATATCCGGATAGCGCTCCACATCGTGCTTGGCGAGGCGGTAAGCAGTCGATTCGGCGGGGGTCGCCTCCAGATTGTACAGGTCACCGTACTGCTCCTGATAATCGGACAGGCGCTCCCGCATGTGGTTCAATACGTCCTTTGCAAACTGATGCGCCTTTTCGTGCGTCAGGTCTTCCCGGATCCACTTGGCGTTCAGGCACGCCTCGTTCATGCCGACCAGCCCGATCGTGGAAAAATGGCTGTCAAACGACCCGAGATACCGCCTGGTGTAAGGATAAAGCCCTTCGTGCAGGAAACGCGTGATGATGCTGCGCTTCATTTTGAGCGAACGCGCGGCGGTGTCCATCATCCTGTCCAGGCGGGTATAAAATTCCGCTTCGTTGTCCGAAAGATAGGCGATCCGCGGCAGGTTGACAGTCACGACGCCGATCGACCCGGTATTTTCCCCGCTGCCGAAAAATCCGCCGGCTTTTTTCCGCAGCTCGCGCAGATCCAGACGCAGGCGGCAGCACATGCTGCGGACGTCGCTGGGCTGCATGTCGCTGTTGATGTAATTGGAAAAATAGGGGGTGCCGAATTTGGAGGCCATCTCAAACAGGAGCCGGTTGTTTTCCGTTTCGGACCAGTCGAAGTCCCTGGTGATGGAGTAGGTCGGGATGGGGTACTGGAAGCCGCGCCCGTTCGCGTCCCCTTCCAGCATGGTCTCGATGAACGCCTTGTTGATCATGTCCATCTCTTTTTTGCAGTCTTTGTATTTGAAGTCCATTTCCCTGCCGCCCACGATCGCGGGCAGCTCGGACAGGTCGTTCGGCACCGTCCAGTCCAGCGTGATGTTGGAGAACGGAGCCTGCGTCCCCCACCGGCTCGGGGTGTTCACCCCGTAAATAAAGGACTGGATGCAGTTCTTCACTTCATAATAAGAGAGGTGATCCACCTTGACAAAGGGGGCGAGATACGTGTCGAAGGATGAAAACGCCTGTGCGCCCGCCCATTCGTTCTGCATGATCCCGAGGAAATTCACCATCTGGTTGCAAAGCGAGACCAGGTGCTTCGCCGGGGCGGAGGTGATTTTTCCGGGCACGCCGCCCAGGCCTTCCTGAATCAGCTGCCTCAGGCTCCAGCCCGCGCAGTAGCCGGTCAGCATCGAGAGGTCGTGGATATGGATGTCCGCGCTGCGGTGCGCGTTCGCGATCTCGTCGTCGTAGATCTCCGACAGCCAGTAATTCGCGGTGATCGCGCCCGAATTGTAAAGGATCAGGCCGCCGACCGAATAGGTGACGGTGGAATTTTCCTTCACGCGCCAGTCGTCGTGCTTGATATAGCTGTCGATGAGCTTCTTGTAGTCGAGGATCGTCGATTTGATATTGCGGATCTTTTCATGCTGCTTGCGGTAAAGGATATAGCATTTCGCGACGTCGGCGTACCCGGCCTGGATCAGCACGGATTCCACACTGTCCTGGATCGCCTCGACGCCGATCTTTTCTTCTTTGATTTTCGGCTCGTAATCCGCGGTAACCCTGAGCGCCAGCAGGTCGATGATGTCGGGAGTATACTGTTTGCCCAGAGCATCGAATGCTTTTTGGATTGCCTTACGGATTTTGGAAATGTCGCACGGCACGACAGTCCCGTTGCGTTTTACCACTTGGTACATAATTTTAACTCTCCTTTTCTGCGAGCGGAATATTTTACAGCAATCCCACTTATGATTGCGAATCCCGGGTTTGTTCCTCCCCCGCCGGAGGCGGGGGAGGAACAAACCATAGATTCTACATCTTAGCTGGAAATGCTTAGATACCGCGCAACGCGGCGGTTTTGACATAAGGGGACACGACTTTCAAAAACTCCTCCATCTCGCTGTCTGAAAATGCGGACAGGCCGGTCCCGATCAAATCGCCCGAATCGACGAATTTCTGCAGGAAATACCGCTTCGCCCCCCGGATTTCAAGCGCGGCGTCGCGCAGGATGTCTCTGTTGTGCAGCCCTCGGACGACGGTGGTGCGGAATTCATAATCCACAGGGCCGGCCAGCAGAAAATCGATGCTCCGCCGGATGACGGAAAAATCAAAGTCCGCAACGCCGACGGTTTCCGCGTAGTGCTGCGGCGAGCTTTTCAGATCCATCGCCACATAATCGACGAGCCCCTGCGCAACGAGTTCCCGGAGCGAATCCGGGAAGC
This window of the Ruminococcaceae bacterium BL-6 genome carries:
- a CDS encoding Ribonucleotide reductase of class III (anaerobic), large subunit; the encoded protein is MYQVVKRNGTVVPCDISKIRKAIQKAFDALGKQYTPDIIDLLALRVTADYEPKIKEEKIGVEAIQDSVESVLIQAGYADVAKCYILYRKQHEKIRNIKSTILDYKKLIDSYIKHDDWRVKENSTVTYSVGGLILYNSGAITANYWLSEIYDDEIANAHRSADIHIHDLSMLTGYCAGWSLRQLIQEGLGGVPGKITSAPAKHLVSLCNQMVNFLGIMQNEWAGAQAFSSFDTYLAPFVKVDHLSYYEVKNCIQSFIYGVNTPSRWGTQAPFSNITLDWTVPNDLSELPAIVGGREMDFKYKDCKKEMDMINKAFIETMLEGDANGRGFQYPIPTYSITRDFDWSETENNRLLFEMASKFGTPYFSNYINSDMQPSDVRSMCCRLRLDLRELRKKAGGFFGSGENTGSIGVVTVNLPRIAYLSDNEAEFYTRLDRMMDTAARSLKMKRSIITRFLHEGLYPYTRRYLGSFDSHFSTIGLVGMNEACLNAKWIREDLTHEKAHQFAKDVLNHMRERLSDYQEQYGDLYNLEATPAESTAYRLAKHDVERYPDIITAAGPGKTPYYTNSSHLPVGYTEDLFEALDKQDDLQTLYTSGTVFHVFLGEKLPNWKSAANLVRKVAENYKLPYYTLSPTYSICKDHGYLAGEHFTCPECGKPAEVYSRITGYYRPVQNWNDGKAEEYRERRLYDMKNQGRRGNRPAAQSPGPAREEAAGGEGESAYLFTTKTCPNCRLAKSFLDQAGVTYRVVDAEENQELVENYGVCQAPTLVVIQGGKVSQFANASNIKKYTEELC
- a CDS encoding Ribonucleotide reductase of class III (anaerobic), activating protein, with the translated sequence MKVCGLQKLTLLDYPEKVACTVFTGGCNLRCPFCQNASLVIGTPGADDVSDEELFAYLNKRRGLLDGVCVTGGEPLLQPGLADFLRRIRTLGYSIKLDTNGCFPDSLRELVAQGLVDYVAMDLKSSPQHYAETVGVADFDFSVIRRSIDFLLAGPVDYEFRTTVVRGLHNRDILRDAALEIRGAKRYFLQKFVDSGDLIGTGLSAFSDSEMEEFLKVVSPYVKTAALRGI